GCCATTACGTTCACGGACGTGCCGGCGGTCAATGGGTGGCCGGACACTATCGCATGGGTCCCGGCGGTTATCGAGTTTGGGTGGCGGGTCACTGGCGCTAGGCTAATTTCCCCGAAGGGAACTACGCCGCTCGACTTCGAGCGGCGTAGTTTATATCAGCGAGATTTCTTTCTTGGGGCGCGGCGTCGTGACGAGCTGATCGAGCATCGCGTGCGCGAGCTCGACGCAAATAGGATCGTCGATCTCTTCGACGCGTCCGGCATCGGCAAGTTCCATCAAGCGCGGCTTGATCGGAATGCGCGCAAGAACGGGCGCGTGGGCAAGCTCGGCGACGCGCTCGGCATGCGAAGGGCCGAAGACGTCGTAACGTTTGCCGGTGTCGGGCGCTTCGAAGTACGACATGTTCTCGACGACGCCGAGAATCGGTTTTTTGAGCTGGTGAATGAGGTTCGCAGCTTTGCGCACGATCATCGTCGCGAGCGCTTGCGGCATCGTTACGAGTACGACGCCGTCGACGGCGAGCGACTGCAGCACCGTAAGAGGCGCATCCGAAGTCCCGGGTGGTAAGTCGATGAGCAACACGTCCAGGTCGCTCCACATCACCTGCTCGTAGAACTGCCGAATGACGCCCGAGAGAATGGGGCCGCGCCAAATCATCGCCGTGTCTTCTTGATCGCTCAGCAGATTAGAGGAGACGATTTCAATCGCGGTGCGCGAGATCGCGGGCACCATGATCGGCGGCGGCGGTTGTCCGTTCGGACCGGGTTGTCCATTGGGATCGTGCATGAGTCCGAGCGGTTCACGAAGATTGAAAAGACGCGGTATCGACGGACCGGTGATGTCCGCATCGAGAATGCCGACCTTGAGATTCTGCGAGCGCAAGCCGACGGCGAGCATCGCCGTGACGAGCGACTTTCCGACCCCGCCTTTGCCCGACATGACAGGTACGACGTGCTTGAAACGCGAGCGGCGTGCGAACTCGCCGGGGGCTCGGCGCAAGGGCGTCCGGTCGTCGTCAGAGACGGTCGGAACAGCACCAGTGCGCCGCGCTTCCTCGAGTGCCGCGATAATCGGCTCGAGGCGCAGGCCATGCGCTTTCGCTCCGGCTTCGATGTTTTCGTACTTGTTGACGCCGCAGCCGCCGCAATGGAGACCGAACTTGGTGAGCACTTGCTCGGCGATGGGCATGGCATCGACGAGCTCTTTGATGTTGGTCTTTGGCCCGAGCTGGATTTCTGACGCAGTTGGCATTACGACCTCATGACTTCGCGAACTTCGCTGAGGTTCCGGTTGCCGTCGCATGGGCCCGCTGGACGCTGACGATCGCACCGGCAGCTGCGATCGCCGCCGCAATCCATAGCGTCACCGGTCCTGCGTGTGCGATTGCTGCGTGCGGTGCTCCGGAAACGAACACTTCGCGCGCGCCAAGCATTCCGAACACGACGGCGACCAGCGCGGCGCCGAGCGACTGCCCAAACAGACGCGCAGTCGCGACCATGCCGCCTGCGGTGCCGGCGCGCTCGCGTGGCACGCTGGAAAGCAGCTCGCGATTGTTCGGCGATTGAAAGAACCCGAAACCTATACCCGCGACGATTTCACGCCAGACGATGTCGGCGGCGCTTGGATTTGCAGGCATGATTGCGAGCAACGCGAGCCCGAGCGCCATTATTCCGAGTCCGGACGTTGCAAGAACCCAAGCCGGATAGCGGTCGGCAAGTCTTCCGGCGAACGGCGCGACGACGGCGATTGCCAGCGGCCATGGTGTGAGAAGCAAGCCGGCTTCAAACGGTGTACGGCCTAAAACGGCCTGAAAGAAGAAGGGCAGCGATACGACTGCGAGACCTTGAGCCGTATACGAGCACGCCGAGGTCGCCGACGAAAGCGAGAACGCGGGACGCCGGAACAGCTCGAGGGATACGAGGGGCCGCTCCGCGCGCTTCTCGCGTTGAATGAAGAGCGCGAGTGAAACGATGCAGATCGCAAAGCAGGCTGCGATCGCGGTCTCCGTGCCGCGATGCGCGACGGCCTCGACGCCGAGCGTGAAGAAGCTGAGCGCGAGTCCGATACAGATTGCTCCCGCGAGATCGTATTGCCGCCATGATCCTGTCGTTGGAAACTTCGGCATCGTCTTGAACGAAGCGATCAGATCGAGCGTTCCGATTGGAACGTTGATCATAAACAGCCACGACCAATGCGCGATCGCAAGAATCGCTCCGCCGATGGTCGGGCCGGCGGCCGCGCTCGTCGCGACCGTGAGCGCCATCCATCCCGTTCCGCGTCCGAGCATGTTGGGTGGATAGATCCGCCGGATCATCCCCGGCTGAATTCCCATGATCATCGCGGCGCCGAGGCCTTGCACCATACGCGAACCGATCAGCTGCGGCAGCGAATGCGAGATCGCACAAAGCAACGACCCGATCGTAAAGAGCGTCAAACCGGTGCGGTAAACGTATTCGAATCCGATCAGCTCGCCGAGCGATGCGAAGGCGAAGATCGTGGCCGTGATGACGATCTGAAATGCGTTGACGATCCAAATCGATTGGGTCGGCGACGAGTGCAGCTCGTGCGAAATCGTCGGCAGCGCAACGTTCGCGATCGACGAGTCGAGCACGGACATTACTGTTGCCGTCTGGAACGTTATGAGCGCCAACCGGCGCGCAAGGACCGGAAGACCTTCTTCCGTCAGCTGAACGCCTGTTCTGCGTGGTAGGAGCTGCGCGAGAGCGGGCTCGAGACGACTTGACGGAAACCTTTGCTTTGGCCGAGGACGCGCAAGCGATCGAATTTCTCCGGCGTCACGAACTCTTCGACGAGTAGATGCCGTTTCGTCGGCTGTAAATACTGGCCGAGCGTGAAGATGTCGACGCCGGCCTCGCGTGCATCATCCATCGCCTGCTCAATCTCGTTGTCGTTTTCTCCGAGTCCGAGCATCAGCGATGTTTTCGTGTAACGAACTTTTTCGCTTTGTTTCGCGTGTCGCAAGATTGCTAGCGATTGTTCGTAGGTTGCGCGGCGGTCCCGAACCTTTTTCTGCAGGCGGCGAACGGTTTCCAAATTGTGGGCGAGCACTTCGGGCTGCGCTTCGAGTACAATGTCGAGCGCGGCAAGGTCGCCCGCGAAATCGCCGGTCAAGCACTCAACCTTCGCGTCTGGCGCGATCTTGCGAATCATGCGCACGGTGTTGGCGAAGATCGACGCACCACCGTCGGCGAGGTCGTCGCGATCGACCGCGGTCAGCACTAAGTACTTCCAGCCCATCTCGGCGACGGCTTCGGCGACACGCTTGGGCTCGAGCCAATCGACTTCGCCGCGCGGATTTCCGGTTTTTACCGCGCAGAAGTGACAGCCGCGCGTGCATGTATCACCGAGGATCATGATCGTCGCAGTCCCGGCGCCCCAGCACTCTGCGAGGTTCGGACAACGCGCTTCTTGGCACACGGTGTGCAAATCGAGACGCTTGACCTTGCCGAGGACGTTTTCGTATTGCTCGCCCGAAGGCAAGCGTACTTTCAACCACGGCGGCTTGCGTAAAGTCTCCACCATCGTCTATGAGGCTTTCCGACGGTCTTCGGTTTCTCGCTCTCCTTCGACTCCGTTCGCTTCGCTCGGGATGACACCGGTGACAAAAGTAACATCAAACACGCGGGAAAGCTCTTCGAGCAAGACGGTTTTCGCTTCGTCGTAGGAGACGAGCCGGCCGGTCTCGTGGCTAAGGGACGTGATCCCGCGGTCGATGAGGCCGCATGGATTGATCATGCGATCGTAATCGAGTACGGTCGACGCGTTCAGCGCAAGGCCGTGCAGCGACGTCATCTTCTGAACCGCGAGACCGATCGCGCAGATGCAGTTGTTGCCGACCCATGCGCCGGCGTGCGCGCTCCAACGCTCCGCGGTAACACCGTAGCGGGCACAGGCGCCGATCGCGGCTTCTTCGAGCTTGCGCACCAGCGGAACGATCTCGCGGAAGCGCGGAAGCCGCATGATCGGATAGATCACCACTTGCCCCGGACCATGATACGTTACGTCGCCGCCTCGCTCGATCTCGTGTACTTCGACACCTCGGGCGAGCAGCGTCTCGCGCGGAACGAGCAAACTGTTCGTCTTTCCCTGGCGTCCGATCGTAACCACGGGAGCGTGCTCGACCGCAATCCAAACGTCGCGTTCGCCGGCGGCAACTTCAGCGTGCAGTGCGCGCTGAAGCTCCCATGTCTCTGCGTACGACCGGCGTCCGAGATCGAGAAGAAGAGCGGTCCCGATGGCAGTCAGACCCCGACAGGTGTCTTCGGTTTTGGATTGAGGATGTGAATCGCTTTGCCGTGGATCGCTTCTGCGGCGTCCAGGATCGATTCGGTCAGCGTCGGGTGCGGATGGATTGAAAGCCCGATATCTTCGATGGTCGAGCCCATTTCAAGCGCTATGATGCCTTCACCGATCAGCGATTCGGCTTGCGGTGCGACAATGTGCATACCGAGGAATTGATCGGTTTTCGCGTCGCCGATCAGCTTGATCATGCCGCCGTCGAGATCGTTCATCGTGCGTGCACGTCCGCTCGCGACGAGCGGGAACTTTCCGACTTTGATCTCGTGTCCGGCCGCCTTGGCCTCTTCCTCGGAAAGTCCGACCGTCGCGACTTCCGGATCCGTGTAAACGCAATTCGGAATTGCAACCGGATCGAACGCGGCCGACTTGTCGCCCGAGATCGCTTCGGCTGCGACGACGCCTTCTTTCATTGCTTTGTGGGCGAGAAGCGGACCACCGGTGATGTCGCCAATCGCGTAGATGCCGTCGACCGCCGTCTTACGGCGCGCATCGACCGGGATGAAACCCTTGTCGTTCGTCTTGAGGCCCGCCGCTTCGAGATTCAGTCCGTCGGTCACCGGCCGCCGTCCGACCGCAACCAAAACCATCTCGTACTCGCGCGTCTCGTCTTTTCCGCTGGTAAGCTCGCCGTTCAGCGTGGCTTTCACGCCTTTGCCGGTCTTCTCGATCGTCTTGACCGACGTGTTGAGCGCGATCTCTATCCCTTGCTTCTTCAGAATGCGCAGCAGCGTCTTGCCGATCTCGAGATCGGTGCCGGTCAGAATCTGCGGCAGCATTTCGACGACTTGCACTTGCGCCCCGAGCCGCTGATAGACGGTTGAGAATTCGAGACCGATGACGCCGCCGCCGACGATCAAGATCGACTTCGGAATTTTCTTCAGTTTTACGGCGTCGTCGGAGTTGATGATCGTCTCGCCGTCGCGCGGCCAAGCTTTGATGTCGACCGGTGCGCCGCCGGTCGCGATGACGATCGCCTGCGCGGTGTAGGTATCCGTGCCGCCTTCGCGCTTCTTGAGCTGCACTTTATTCTTGGAGACGAATGACGCTTCGCCGTACGCAAATTTCACGCCGTTGCCTTTGAAGAGCGTGTTCACGCCGCCGACGTTCGCCTTGACGACCTCTTGCGTGAATTTTTCAACGCCCTCGCGATCGACAGTCGGTTTTCCGACCTTGAGTCCAATCAGGTTCGCGTGCTCGATTTGCCGCGCGACCTCACTGACGTGCAGCAGCGCTTTGGTGGGAATGCAGCCCAAATTCAAACAAACGCCGCCGACCTCGTCACGGTCGAAGCACACGACGTTCTTTCCGAGCTGCGCGAGCCGAATCGCGGCGTGATAGCCGCCGGGCCCGGCACCGATGACGATTGCGTCGACGGTCTGGTCAGCCAAGGTAAGTTGTCTCCTCTTCTATCTGTATGAGCGGCGCGAGCGCACGGGCGGTTTCGAATGTTGCCACGAATTGGATGGCAGTGCGAACGATTGGATGGGGTGAGATCGCGGCCAAACTCGACCGCGATAGTATTGTTCCGATCTACCGTCAGATTTACGAGCACCTGCGCGAGCAAATTTTGGCTGGCGTCCTTCCCGAGTCGACCCGGCTGCCGCCGGAGCGGACGCTGGCCCAGCTGCTGGGCGTCAACCGCTCGACAATCGTCCATTCGTACCGCGACCTCGCCGCCGACGGTCTCATCGAGCAGCGGGTGGGTTCCGGCTCGCGCGTCGCATCGCCGCTTCCCGTTGCCCCCGCCGATCGGCACGCGTCGGTCCCTTGGTGGGTGACGCTGCCCTCGTGGCGGGTCGGCGAGTTTCCGGCCATCCTCGGGGAACTGGCCGCGTCGCCGGAAGCGCTCTCGGACGGGCATCGCCGGATTGCGTTCGTACAGGGCGTCCCCCCGGCGACACCCTCGCCGCTCCCCGATCTTTCTGCGTCGTTCGCGCGGGTCGGCGGCAACGTCGACTTCGTGCTCTCGTACGGGAACAGTGAAGGCTACATTCCGCTGCGTGCCGCGATCGCGCGCCGGATGCAAAAGCGTGGATGCGCGCTCCAAGAGCGCGACGTCTTGATTCTCACGGGATCGACGCAAGGGATCACCCTCGTCGCGCAAAGCCTCGCCGAACCCGGTGATGAGATTATCGTCGAAGCACCGACCTATCCCGGCGCGCTGCAGATTTTTCAGATCGCAGGCTTGCGCGCGATTCCGGTTGCCGTCGACGACGAAGGCATGCGCGTCGATCACGTCGAGGCGATCTTGCGCACGCGCCGTCCACGCTTCATTTACACGATGCCGTCGATGCACAATCCGACCGGCGCGACGATGAATGAAGATCGCCGCGAGCGGCTCGTCACGCTGGCACAGCGCGCCGGTGTACCGATCGTCGAAGACGATCCGTATGGCGAGCTTGCGACGGTCGCGCGTGAACCGCTCGTCGCAAAGAATGCGGAGTACGTCGTCTACATCAGCTCGTTTTCGAAAACGATCGCACCCTCGCTGCGCTTGGGCTGGCTGACGGCGCCGCGCACGATCTTCGAGCGGCTGCTGCTGCGCAAGCAATCCATCGACATGGCATCGAGCATGTACATGCAAGCCGGCGTGCACGATTACTTGGAGGGTCCGTACGATCAGCATTTGCTCGCACTGCGCGATGAGCTGGCGCTGCGGCGACGCATTGCAGACGACGCCGTTTCGCAGTTCTGGCCGCGGACGGTTCGCGTTTGGCCGGCGCATGGAGGATTCTATTTGTGGGCGACCACGCCGCGCGAGATCCGGACGCGCTCGCTGCTGGACGATTCGGAGCGGCACGGCGCGTCGTTCTTGTTCGGCGAAGCGTTTTTTCCCGGTGCCGGCGGGGACCACAGTCTGCGTCTCGCACTGACGCCCGTGTCGCGCGACGAAATCGCAGAAGGGATCAAGCGCATCGGTGCAGCGCTCGCCTAATACCGAGCTTCTCGACTGGTACGGCATTCACGGGCGTGCGACGTTGCCATGGCGCACGACGCGCGACCCATATCGCGTGGTCGTCAGCGAATTCATGCTGCAGCAAACGCAAGTCGAGCGTGTCGTCGCAGCGTATCAACGCTTTATCGATTTCTATCCGACCTTTGAAGCTTTGGCGAGCGCAGCGCGCGCCGACATCGTTCGTGCATGGAAAGGCCTCGGCTACAACATGCGTGCCGTTCGTTTGCACGAGCTGGCGTGTGCGGTCGTCAGTCAATACGCTGGGGCGATGCCGTCCGGCGTCGAGCAGCTCCGCGCGCTGCCGGGAATCGGCCCGTACACGGCTGCAGCCATCCGCGCGTTTGCGTTCGAGATCGACGATGTCGCGGTCGACGTCAATCTGCGGCGCGTCGTCCATCGCCTCCGATTCGGTCTCGAGCATCCACCCAAGGCGAGCGCGAACGAAATTGACGGCGCGGCACGCGCGCTTTTGCCTGGTGGGCGCGCGCACGACTGGAACTCGGCAATGATGGATCTGGGCGCCACGATCTGCACGGCGCGTGTGCCGAAATGCATGCAGTGCCCGGTGCGGCCCGCTTGCGCTGCTGCACCGCACGGAGAGGCTGAGATTGCGCGCAGCGCGCAATTGCGGCTCGCGGCGAAACGCCAAGGTCCGCAAGCGAAGCTGCCGTTTCTGAAAACACGCCGCTACGTCCGCGGCCGGATCCTCGATCAGCTGCGTGCGCTCGAGCCTGGAGGCGTGCTGCGCCCTGCAGATTTGGTCGCACGTGTCGAGCTCACGCGCGGCTACTCGTTCGACGAAATCGTCGACGGCATGGAACGCGACGGTCTCGTTGTGCGCGACCTTGGCGGCATAAGACTTCGTTAGAACTGCACGCCGAGAGAGGGGGAGCCAGGACCTTTGCGAACCGCGCAACCTATGCGTCTTAACCGAACCGGGATTTTTGTAAGCCTGATCGTGGCCGCGCTGGCGATTTCGCTGGCGTCGTGCGGCGGCGGCGGATCGACGACCCCCAATACCACCGGGACTGCAA
Above is a genomic segment from Candidatus Baltobacteraceae bacterium containing:
- the lipA gene encoding lipoyl synthase; the encoded protein is MVETLRKPPWLKVRLPSGEQYENVLGKVKRLDLHTVCQEARCPNLAECWGAGTATIMILGDTCTRGCHFCAVKTGNPRGEVDWLEPKRVAEAVAEMGWKYLVLTAVDRDDLADGGASIFANTVRMIRKIAPDAKVECLTGDFAGDLAALDIVLEAQPEVLAHNLETVRRLQKKVRDRRATYEQSLAILRHAKQSEKVRYTKTSLMLGLGENDNEIEQAMDDAREAGVDIFTLGQYLQPTKRHLLVEEFVTPEKFDRLRVLGQSKGFRQVVSSPLSRSSYHAEQAFS
- the lpdA gene encoding dihydrolipoyl dehydrogenase — translated: MADQTVDAIVIGAGPGGYHAAIRLAQLGKNVVCFDRDEVGGVCLNLGCIPTKALLHVSEVARQIEHANLIGLKVGKPTVDREGVEKFTQEVVKANVGGVNTLFKGNGVKFAYGEASFVSKNKVQLKKREGGTDTYTAQAIVIATGGAPVDIKAWPRDGETIINSDDAVKLKKIPKSILIVGGGVIGLEFSTVYQRLGAQVQVVEMLPQILTGTDLEIGKTLLRILKKQGIEIALNTSVKTIEKTGKGVKATLNGELTSGKDETREYEMVLVAVGRRPVTDGLNLEAAGLKTNDKGFIPVDARRKTAVDGIYAIGDITGGPLLAHKAMKEGVVAAEAISGDKSAAFDPVAIPNCVYTDPEVATVGLSEEEAKAAGHEIKVGKFPLVASGRARTMNDLDGGMIKLIGDAKTDQFLGMHIVAPQAESLIGEGIIALEMGSTIEDIGLSIHPHPTLTESILDAAEAIHGKAIHILNPKPKTPVGV
- a CDS encoding PLP-dependent aminotransferase family protein, with the translated sequence MRTIGWGEIAAKLDRDSIVPIYRQIYEHLREQILAGVLPESTRLPPERTLAQLLGVNRSTIVHSYRDLAADGLIEQRVGSGSRVASPLPVAPADRHASVPWWVTLPSWRVGEFPAILGELAASPEALSDGHRRIAFVQGVPPATPSPLPDLSASFARVGGNVDFVLSYGNSEGYIPLRAAIARRMQKRGCALQERDVLILTGSTQGITLVAQSLAEPGDEIIVEAPTYPGALQIFQIAGLRAIPVAVDDEGMRVDHVEAILRTRRPRFIYTMPSMHNPTGATMNEDRRERLVTLAQRAGVPIVEDDPYGELATVAREPLVAKNAEYVVYISSFSKTIAPSLRLGWLTAPRTIFERLLLRKQSIDMASSMYMQAGVHDYLEGPYDQHLLALRDELALRRRIADDAVSQFWPRTVRVWPAHGGFYLWATTPREIRTRSLLDDSERHGASFLFGEAFFPGAGGDHSLRLALTPVSRDEIAEGIKRIGAALA
- the lipB gene encoding lipoyl(octanoyl) transferase LipB, with the translated sequence MDPGRRRSDPRQSDSHPQSKTEDTCRGLTAIGTALLLDLGRRSYAETWELQRALHAEVAAGERDVWIAVEHAPVVTIGRQGKTNSLLVPRETLLARGVEVHEIERGGDVTYHGPGQVVIYPIMRLPRFREIVPLVRKLEEAAIGACARYGVTAERWSAHAGAWVGNNCICAIGLAVQKMTSLHGLALNASTVLDYDRMINPCGLIDRGITSLSHETGRLVSYDEAKTVLLEELSRVFDVTFVTGVIPSEANGVEGERETEDRRKAS
- a CDS encoding MFS transporter, with amino-acid sequence MALITFQTATVMSVLDSSIANVALPTISHELHSSPTQSIWIVNAFQIVITATIFAFASLGELIGFEYVYRTGLTLFTIGSLLCAISHSLPQLIGSRMVQGLGAAMIMGIQPGMIRRIYPPNMLGRGTGWMALTVATSAAAGPTIGGAILAIAHWSWLFMINVPIGTLDLIASFKTMPKFPTTGSWRQYDLAGAICIGLALSFFTLGVEAVAHRGTETAIAACFAICIVSLALFIQREKRAERPLVSLELFRRPAFSLSSATSACSYTAQGLAVVSLPFFFQAVLGRTPFEAGLLLTPWPLAIAVVAPFAGRLADRYPAWVLATSGLGIMALGLALLAIMPANPSAADIVWREIVAGIGFGFFQSPNNRELLSSVPRERAGTAGGMVATARLFGQSLGAALVAVVFGMLGAREVFVSGAPHAAIAHAGPVTLWIAAAIAAAGAIVSVQRAHATATGTSAKFAKS
- a CDS encoding P-loop NTPase, which translates into the protein MPTASEIQLGPKTNIKELVDAMPIAEQVLTKFGLHCGGCGVNKYENIEAGAKAHGLRLEPIIAALEEARRTGAVPTVSDDDRTPLRRAPGEFARRSRFKHVVPVMSGKGGVGKSLVTAMLAVGLRSQNLKVGILDADITGPSIPRLFNLREPLGLMHDPNGQPGPNGQPPPPIMVPAISRTAIEIVSSNLLSDQEDTAMIWRGPILSGVIRQFYEQVMWSDLDVLLIDLPPGTSDAPLTVLQSLAVDGVVLVTMPQALATMIVRKAANLIHQLKKPILGVVENMSYFEAPDTGKRYDVFGPSHAERVAELAHAPVLARIPIKPRLMELADAGRVEEIDDPICVELAHAMLDQLVTTPRPKKEISLI